From a region of the Listeria monocytogenes ATCC 19117 genome:
- a CDS encoding aldose 1-epimerase family protein → MIKLENEVLLVEMKTAGAELTRIFHKDTGLEYLWNADSKFWGRHSPVLFPTVGRLVEDTYLVDGKPYHLGQHGFARDRDFQVIEQTEKSVRFELDADEDSLAVYPYKFKLSIIYTIEKNTVAVSYEVENTDNKRIYFSIGAHPAFNLPLTDGTTFEDYYLDFGTEENLETLCLEGPYRSGEIKKVVDKPAQYLPLSYDLFKNDALIFEALKQKEMTIKSDKTPHFVKVSFPEFPFVGVWTAKPGTPFLCIEPWYGIADGAGESVELRDKAGIEHLEPEAVFASEYEITVG, encoded by the coding sequence ATGATTAAACTGGAAAATGAAGTATTGCTTGTAGAAATGAAAACAGCTGGAGCAGAATTAACGCGAATCTTCCATAAAGATACCGGACTTGAGTATTTATGGAATGCTGATAGCAAGTTTTGGGGGCGTCATTCACCTGTTCTATTTCCAACAGTTGGAAGGCTTGTAGAAGATACTTACTTAGTCGATGGAAAGCCGTACCACTTAGGGCAACACGGGTTTGCCCGTGACCGTGATTTTCAAGTAATCGAGCAAACAGAAAAATCGGTACGTTTTGAGTTGGATGCAGACGAAGATTCATTAGCAGTTTATCCCTACAAATTTAAACTATCGATTATTTATACAATAGAAAAAAATACGGTAGCTGTTTCCTACGAAGTTGAAAATACGGATAACAAGCGAATTTATTTCTCTATTGGTGCGCACCCAGCTTTTAATTTACCATTAACAGACGGGACGACATTTGAAGATTATTATTTGGATTTCGGAACAGAAGAGAATTTAGAAACACTTTGTTTAGAAGGGCCATACCGCAGTGGCGAAATTAAGAAGGTTGTCGATAAACCAGCACAATACTTACCACTGAGCTATGATTTATTTAAAAACGATGCACTTATTTTTGAAGCACTAAAACAAAAAGAAATGACCATCAAATCAGATAAAACACCTCATTTTGTAAAAGTATCTTTCCCAGAATTCCCATTTGTAGGTGTTTGGACGGCAAAACCGGGGACCCCTTTCTTATGTATTGAACCGTGGTACGGAATTGCAGATGGTGCTGGAGAATCTGTTGAACTGCGAGATAAAGCGGGAATAGAGCATTTAGAGCCAGAAGCTGTCTTTGCTTCCGAATATGAAATTACAGTAGGTTAA